The window CAGGTCTCCGGCTGCATCATCACGGCGTTGGGAAACATGCAGCCGTCCCAGCAGATGTGGCGGAACTTTTTGGTCGGCTTGCCTTGCTCGTCGCGCAGCCAGTGCCCGGCGTCGCGGGCAATGTTCAGCTTGCCGTGGGGATCGTTCGGCAAACAGTGCCGTCCGGTCTTGTCGTGCGAGCCCGAACCGAAAACCGTGGCGTCGTTCTGCGCCACGTGAAAGTCGATCGTCCAGGGACGCAGCGCGGCCGTGAGCTTCGTCAGGGCGTCTTGCAGTTTTTGGTCGTCTTGCCAGTCGAAACCTTCGGGCAAAATGGCGTCTTCCGGCGCGTTGTAGCCCAGCAGATACAACAGTGTGTGGGCCATGTCGGCCTGAAAGCCGAGCGTCTGCGGCCGATCGACCAACTCCAGCAGCCGGACCATCCACCGCCAGCTATGCATGCCGCCCCAGCAAATCTCCCCCTCGGCCGCCAGCCGCTCGCCAGAATCGTCGGCGATCGTGCAGGCTTCGCGGAACGTCTCGGCGATCCGCTTCGTGTTCCCCTCGGGATCTTTGCGCCACTCCGACGGGCTGGAGGCCGAATCGATCCGCACGATGCCGTAGGGCCGCACGCCCAACTCGCGCAGCCGCTGGGCAATGCGGCAGCCCTTGCGGACCTGCGCCAGGAACCGCCGACGGTCTTCCGCTCCGCCCATCGCCGGGCCGCCGCCGGTGGGCGGCCAGATCGGCGCGGTCACGGTGCCGTAGACCAGGTTTCGGGCACGGGCCTTGTCGGCCAGCGTTTTCAGCTCGTCGTCGGAGGCGTCGATGTCGATGTGCGGGGCAAAAAGAAACAGGTCGGCGCCGTCGAACTTGACGCCGTCGACTTCGGCGGCCGCCGTCAGGTCGAGCATCGTGTCGAGGTCGATCGCCGGTTCCGAGTCGGGGCCTTTGCCGACCACGCCCGGCCAGGCGGCGTTGTGAAGCTTGGGAAAGTTGTTGGGGTGCGGGGGCATGGGTTGGGGGTTGGGGTTTGGGGGTTGGGGTTTGGGGCCGGGGGACTGGGGCCGGGGGGGCTGGGGCTGGGTTTGGGGATTGGGGGACTCGAATTCGTGGTTGGGCGGCGGTAGGGCACCGACGCCAAGTGTGCAGGTTACTCCATCTTTTGTCGCGTTGCTATCCTCCGAAACGCTGGAACGCCGCCCCGGCGGCATGTATCATACGCCGAACAGCGAGAGAATCACCTTATGAAATCGTGCCAAATACTGGCGGCCTTTGCAATCGTTTTCTGGGCGGCGACGTTCGCTTACGGCGACGCCGCGCCGGATCGACGCCCGAACATTCTGCTGGCCATCGCCGACGACTGGGGCTATCCGCACGCCTCGTGTTACGGCGACCCCGTGGTCAAGACGCCGACGTTCGACCGTCTGGCGCGAGAGGGCGTGCTGTTCACTCGGGCCTTTGTGTCGTCGCCCTCGTGTACTCCCTCGCGGGGGGCGATTCTCACGGGCCAGCATTTCTGGCGGCTGCGTAAAGGGGCCGATCTGTGGGTCACGCTGCCGGCCGATATTCCCGTGTATCCCGCGGTGCTGGAAAAGGCAGGTTATTTTGTCGGCTACACGCGCAAGGGCTGGGGGCCGGGCAAGCTCGGCGACCGCACGCGCAACCCGGCTGGGCCGCAATTCAAAGACTTCGACGACTTCCTGAAACAGCGGCCCAACGACAAACCGTTCTGCTTCTGGTTCGGCAGCGTCGATC of the Pirellulales bacterium genome contains:
- a CDS encoding TIM barrel protein, whose protein sequence is MPPHPNNFPKLHNAAWPGVVGKGPDSEPAIDLDTMLDLTAAAEVDGVKFDGADLFLFAPHIDIDASDDELKTLADKARARNLVYGTVTAPIWPPTGGGPAMGGAEDRRRFLAQVRKGCRIAQRLRELGVRPYGIVRIDSASSPSEWRKDPEGNTKRIAETFREACTIADDSGERLAAEGEICWGGMHSWRWMVRLLELVDRPQTLGFQADMAHTLLYLLGYNAPEDAILPEGFDWQDDQKLQDALTKLTAALRPWTIDFHVAQNDATVFGSGSHDKTGRHCLPNDPHGKLNIARDAGHWLRDEQGKPTKKFRHICWDGCMFPNAVMMQPETWNSILAAMLSVRDAHGWQE